From Chitinophagales bacterium, one genomic window encodes:
- a CDS encoding DUF2490 domain-containing protein yields the protein MRYIILLVTGLVSIYSYSQRQSTDNFNGWFMYFGDHKFAEKWGVHIEAQFRRNEVITKGQQLLLRTGLNYHLNSNVFATVGYCFVETYPYGEFAVKSTFPEHRLWEQIQIKTQLSSFEWISRFRLEQRFSQLPVNTGVIFEPGDAMFTNRFRLLNRFSIPLNGKKIEDKSFYVSAYDEIMISFGEHVGMNLFDQNRAYLALGYKIPKIGRLEMGYMNQIMFRPNGLQVEYNHTFQVGLNSTLDLIKYKK from the coding sequence ATGAGGTATATTATTTTATTAGTAACAGGCCTAGTTTCTATATACTCCTACTCACAACGTCAATCCACCGACAACTTTAATGGGTGGTTTATGTATTTTGGAGATCATAAATTTGCAGAGAAATGGGGCGTACATATCGAAGCTCAGTTTAGACGAAATGAAGTCATCACCAAAGGTCAGCAATTACTTTTAAGAACGGGTTTAAATTATCATTTAAATTCAAATGTATTCGCTACAGTTGGGTATTGTTTTGTAGAAACCTATCCTTATGGAGAATTTGCTGTAAAATCTACTTTCCCTGAGCATAGACTGTGGGAACAGATCCAAATTAAAACACAATTATCTTCTTTTGAATGGATTAGTCGCTTTCGATTAGAACAGCGTTTCTCTCAATTGCCCGTCAATACTGGAGTAATTTTTGAGCCCGGAGACGCCATGTTTACCAATCGTTTCAGGCTACTCAATCGATTTTCTATCCCTTTAAATGGAAAAAAAATAGAGGACAAATCCTTCTATGTTTCAGCCTATGATGAAATTATGATTAGCTTTGGTGAACATGTCGGTATGAATCTTTTTGACCAGAATAGAGCATATTTAGCACTGGGATACAAAATTCCAAAAATAGGTAGATTAGAAATGGGGTATATGAATCAGATTATGTTTCGTCCAAATGGTTTACAGGTAGAATACAATCACACCTTTCAAGTTGGCCTAAATTCTACACTAGATTTAATTAAATATAAGAAATAA
- a CDS encoding acyl transferase, giving the protein MKVKLADINRDNFEERALAIFEYQRENNPIYAEYCQAILKKEVTHIKDIPFLPISFFKSHKVSCLPNEDLNFFESSGTTGQLNSKHYYKNLDNYHQSIELCFKHFFGGKKYTIVGLLPHYLERQHSSLVAMVRHWMTMNTQEEYFYLHNLSKLNEKLVELLTKGHEVLLIGISFALLDFADLFKISNSKLSIIETGGMKGSRPELPKQDLVKQLKSSFPDSKIISEYGMCELFSQAFSDENLWFSCPPWMRVLIGDINDPLSCMEQGRGSAKILDLANIDSCSFIETQDLIELRADGRFQIIGRIHQADLRGCSLMYH; this is encoded by the coding sequence ATGAAAGTCAAATTGGCTGATATCAATCGCGATAATTTTGAAGAAAGAGCTTTAGCCATATTCGAATATCAGCGTGAAAATAATCCTATCTATGCAGAATATTGCCAAGCAATTTTAAAAAAAGAAGTGACTCATATCAAGGATATTCCTTTTCTGCCTATTAGTTTCTTTAAATCTCACAAAGTATCTTGTTTACCGAACGAAGATTTAAACTTTTTCGAAAGCAGCGGAACCACTGGCCAGTTAAACTCAAAACATTATTATAAAAACTTAGATAACTATCACCAAAGTATTGAACTATGCTTCAAACATTTCTTTGGTGGTAAAAAATATACTATTGTAGGTTTATTGCCGCATTATCTCGAAAGGCAGCATTCATCATTAGTAGCAATGGTTAGGCATTGGATGACCATGAATACACAAGAAGAATACTTCTACCTGCATAACTTGTCAAAACTTAATGAGAAATTAGTCGAACTTCTAACAAAAGGGCATGAAGTATTGCTTATCGGAATTTCTTTTGCTTTATTAGACTTTGCCGACTTATTCAAAATTAGTAATTCAAAATTAAGCATTATCGAAACTGGCGGTATGAAAGGCTCTCGTCCTGAGCTACCCAAACAGGACTTAGTAAAACAACTAAAATCTAGCTTTCCAGATTCAAAAATTATATCAGAGTATGGTATGTGTGAATTGTTTTCTCAAGCATTTTCAGATGAAAACTTATGGTTTAGCTGTCCACCATGGATGAGGGTATTGATAGGTGATATCAATGACCCACTTAGTTGTATGGAGCAGGGAAGAGGTTCAGCCAAAATTTTAGATCTAGCTAATATAGATTCTTGTTCCTTTATCGAAACCCAAGACCTCATTGAACTTAGAGCGGATGGTCGTTTTCAAATTATTGGTCGAATACATCAAGCAGATTTGAGGGGTTGTAGTTTGATGTATCACTAA
- a CDS encoding LysR family transcriptional regulator: MNYTLQQLRIFLKVAQTLSITKAAEELHLTQPAVSIQLKNFQDLIETPLYEIVLKKIYITEFGMEIARLANQVIADVESIDTLLMNYKGKLTGRLKISVVSTGKYIAPYFLTDFLKLHTAVQLELDVTNKAKVIESLENNEVDFSLVSVLPENMRLNKIELMENKLFLVGSEDLENNKKEFDKKIFTQIPMIYREKGSGTRQVMERYMIKNEINIMKKMELTSNEAVKQAVLAGLGYSIMPLIGIKNELENNLLKVIPVKSFPIKSTWYLIWLKDKKHSSVAKAYMDYIEQKKVQIINEKFSWINRYN, from the coding sequence ATGAACTATACTTTACAGCAGTTGAGAATTTTTCTAAAAGTAGCGCAGACATTGAGCATTACCAAGGCAGCAGAGGAGTTACATCTTACGCAGCCAGCGGTATCTATTCAGTTAAAAAATTTTCAAGATCTCATAGAAACACCGCTCTACGAAATCGTTCTTAAAAAGATATATATTACAGAATTTGGAATGGAAATAGCTAGACTGGCCAATCAAGTGATTGCGGATGTAGAATCTATTGACACTTTATTAATGAATTATAAAGGTAAACTGACAGGACGCTTAAAAATTTCTGTTGTATCTACTGGTAAATATATAGCACCGTATTTTCTAACGGATTTCCTAAAGCTTCACACAGCTGTGCAATTGGAACTTGATGTAACAAATAAAGCAAAAGTAATAGAGAGTCTAGAAAATAATGAAGTGGACTTTTCTTTAGTAAGTGTTTTGCCAGAAAACATGAGATTAAATAAAATAGAACTTATGGAGAATAAATTATTTTTAGTAGGCTCAGAAGACCTTGAAAATAATAAAAAAGAATTTGACAAAAAGATTTTCACACAGATACCAATGATATATCGAGAGAAAGGTTCAGGTACCCGACAAGTAATGGAACGCTACATGATAAAAAATGAAATTAATATTATGAAAAAAATGGAGTTAACGAGCAATGAAGCGGTAAAGCAAGCTGTATTAGCAGGATTGGGTTATTCGATTATGCCACTAATAGGAATAAAAAACGAGTTAGAAAATAATCTATTAAAAGTGATTCCAGTCAAGAGTTTTCCGATCAAATCGACGTGGTATCTAATTTGGTTAAAAGATAAAAAACATTCTTCGGTGGCAAAAGCCTATATGGATTACATTGAGCAAAAAAAGGTTCAGATAATTAATGAAAAATTCTCCTGGATTAATCGTTATAATTGA
- a CDS encoding D-alanine--D-alanine ligase, whose protein sequence is MLNIAILAGGFESERIISLKSAQVVKQNLDPEKYNAFIIDIDKSIWHSEDGEVVDRNDFSITIPEVKVNFDACFMAIHGSPVEDGKIQGYLEMLGIPYTGCDGRTMAITMDKILTKQILKNTHGIRTASFEIYTKGETIDESKYEHLGFPMFIKPNSVGSSFGVTKVKERSQIKKAIQDALEHDDLVLIEEFIEGREFSHGILQEGEKLHIMPITEIIPETEFFDYAAKYEGKSKEVTPAENLSPKVENEMRTLTEKIFRVMNCRGLARVDYLLKGEEVYFMEINTIPGLSEASIFPQQLNHYGFSLKEAFDIMIQNSFKG, encoded by the coding sequence ATGCTTAATATTGCTATTCTAGCTGGCGGTTTCGAATCAGAGCGTATTATTTCTCTCAAAAGTGCTCAGGTAGTAAAGCAAAACCTTGATCCAGAAAAGTATAATGCATTTATTATCGATATCGATAAATCCATCTGGCATAGTGAAGATGGTGAAGTGGTCGATAGGAATGATTTTTCGATTACCATTCCGGAAGTAAAAGTGAATTTCGACGCTTGTTTTATGGCTATACATGGTTCCCCAGTAGAAGATGGCAAAATTCAAGGTTATTTGGAAATGTTAGGCATACCTTATACAGGCTGCGATGGAAGGACTATGGCTATCACTATGGATAAAATTCTGACAAAGCAAATTCTAAAGAATACCCATGGGATTCGTACGGCATCCTTTGAAATATATACCAAAGGTGAAACTATAGATGAGTCGAAATATGAACATCTTGGTTTTCCTATGTTTATCAAGCCGAATAGCGTTGGATCTAGTTTTGGTGTGACAAAAGTTAAAGAACGTTCACAAATAAAGAAAGCCATTCAGGATGCACTAGAACACGATGACTTGGTTTTAATCGAAGAGTTTATAGAAGGTAGAGAATTTTCGCATGGCATATTGCAGGAAGGTGAGAAACTCCACATCATGCCAATTACTGAAATTATTCCAGAGACGGAGTTTTTTGACTATGCTGCGAAATATGAAGGCAAATCCAAGGAGGTGACCCCAGCAGAAAATCTCAGTCCCAAGGTTGAAAATGAAATGAGAACTTTGACTGAAAAAATTTTCCGAGTAATGAACTGTAGAGGCTTAGCGCGTGTCGATTATTTACTAAAAGGAGAGGAAGTCTATTTTATGGAAATCAACACGATACCAGGCTTATCCGAAGCTAGTATTTTCCCTCAACAGTTAAATCATTATGGCTTTAGTTTGAAAGAAGCTTTTGATATTATGATTCAGAATAGTTTTAAGGGTTGA
- the bshB1 gene encoding bacillithiol biosynthesis deacetylase BshB1 — translation MLHTITKEVYLDILAFGIHPDDVEISAGGTILKHKALGYKVGICDLTHGEMGSRGSGELRLKEAEKASSILGIDVRENLGLPDVWMLDNQENCLKIIQIIRKYRPRIIICNAKQDRHPDHAKGADIVQKAAFLSGLIKIETEFEGKLQEHFRPSVVYNYIQFQFQKPDFVLDTSDFEDKKFEAIRAYSSQFYDPKSKEVETFISDKSFLDIIRYHDAILGKSIGVQYAEGFHVQRNLGVSDLTQLL, via the coding sequence TTGTTGCATACAATAACGAAGGAAGTGTATTTAGATATTTTAGCTTTTGGTATTCATCCTGATGATGTTGAGATTAGTGCAGGTGGCACTATTCTTAAGCATAAAGCATTAGGTTACAAAGTTGGAATTTGTGATTTGACTCATGGAGAAATGGGTTCTCGCGGGAGCGGCGAATTGCGTCTAAAAGAGGCTGAGAAAGCTTCTAGCATACTCGGTATCGATGTACGTGAAAATCTAGGACTTCCTGATGTATGGATGCTCGACAATCAAGAAAATTGCTTGAAAATCATTCAGATCATTCGAAAGTATCGTCCGCGCATCATTATATGTAATGCAAAACAAGATCGACATCCTGACCACGCGAAAGGTGCAGATATTGTGCAAAAAGCAGCTTTTTTATCCGGTCTAATAAAAATAGAGACTGAGTTTGAAGGAAAGTTGCAAGAACATTTCAGGCCTTCTGTGGTCTATAATTATATTCAATTTCAGTTTCAAAAACCTGACTTTGTTTTAGATACTTCAGATTTCGAAGATAAAAAGTTTGAAGCTATACGTGCCTACAGCTCTCAATTTTATGATCCGAAAAGTAAAGAGGTAGAAACATTTATCTCTGATAAATCATTTTTAGATATCATACGATACCATGATGCGATTTTAGGTAAAAGTATTGGAGTACAGTATGCAGAAGGATTTCATGTACAAAGAAATTTGGGGGTCAGCGATTTGACACAATTGCTTTGA
- a CDS encoding SulP family inorganic anion transporter, whose protein sequence is MNKNVSVPFDGIQGLKQNFFQDFNAGFSVFLLALPLSLGIAKASEFPAIMGLTTAIIGGIIGGLLGGSYLTIKGPAAGLIVILVGAVTDFGGGQTGWHMACGAIVVASLIQILFGVFKLGKYTEIFPLSAVHGMLAAIGIIIILKQVPILLGENPQVMKGMTPFDLIAHIPQFLSGFDLRATIIGVISLIIMLFWNTFNIPFVSKLPAPLIVLIFAIPAELIMDFSHTEPEFTLLHIGNFLNSIKYNADFSGLQQSGTFIRYVIMFALVGSLEALLTVKAIDMMDPYQRKSDTNKELVAIGVGNTFAGLLGGLPMISEVARSTANVNAGARTRWANIFHGLCILLFVLFASQFLELIPNCALAAMLISVGIKLAHPKEFAHMLEIGKEQLAIFLTTIFFTLYEDLLVGILAGMALEMTLHLAHGVAFKHFFSTPVSVSFHDGHYILKLEGAAVFTNFIRLKDKLDAIPPANKITLDVSSVQMIDHSALSNIKIFEKKYKENGGQFEIVGLDNLKQLSNHELSTIKKINK, encoded by the coding sequence ATGAACAAAAATGTCTCAGTTCCATTCGATGGAATACAAGGTTTAAAACAAAATTTTTTTCAAGATTTCAATGCTGGATTTAGCGTATTCTTATTAGCCCTACCTCTCAGTTTAGGTATAGCCAAGGCTTCAGAGTTTCCAGCAATTATGGGCTTAACAACTGCAATTATAGGCGGCATTATTGGTGGCTTATTAGGCGGCAGTTATCTTACTATAAAAGGACCAGCAGCGGGTCTCATTGTCATATTGGTTGGTGCTGTTACAGATTTCGGGGGAGGACAGACTGGTTGGCACATGGCTTGTGGCGCAATTGTTGTAGCCAGTCTCATTCAAATTTTATTTGGGGTTTTCAAATTAGGTAAATATACAGAAATTTTTCCTCTGTCAGCAGTGCATGGTATGTTAGCGGCTATTGGAATTATTATTATATTAAAACAAGTTCCAATATTATTAGGTGAGAATCCTCAAGTCATGAAGGGGATGACACCTTTTGATCTCATAGCCCATATTCCCCAGTTTCTATCTGGATTTGATTTACGAGCCACTATCATAGGTGTTATTAGTCTTATCATAATGCTTTTTTGGAATACCTTTAATATACCTTTTGTATCCAAATTGCCTGCGCCGCTTATAGTATTAATTTTTGCCATTCCTGCTGAGCTTATCATGGATTTTAGTCATACTGAACCTGAATTTACTTTGCTACACATTGGTAATTTTCTCAATTCAATAAAGTATAATGCAGATTTTTCTGGATTACAGCAATCAGGAACTTTTATCAGATACGTAATTATGTTTGCATTAGTAGGTTCGTTAGAAGCACTTCTTACTGTTAAAGCGATAGATATGATGGATCCATATCAACGTAAATCGGACACCAATAAAGAACTTGTAGCTATTGGTGTAGGGAATACATTTGCTGGACTTCTAGGTGGCCTTCCTATGATATCCGAAGTAGCTCGAAGCACTGCCAATGTTAATGCTGGCGCGCGAACGCGATGGGCAAATATTTTCCATGGACTTTGCATTTTACTTTTTGTGCTTTTTGCATCTCAGTTTTTAGAATTAATACCAAATTGTGCTTTGGCTGCTATGCTCATCTCTGTGGGTATTAAATTAGCTCACCCTAAAGAATTTGCTCATATGCTTGAAATAGGTAAGGAACAATTAGCTATATTTTTAACAACTATTTTCTTTACCTTGTATGAAGATTTATTGGTTGGTATTTTAGCTGGAATGGCACTAGAAATGACTTTGCATCTCGCACATGGTGTAGCATTTAAACATTTCTTTTCTACTCCTGTATCTGTATCCTTCCATGATGGACATTATATCTTGAAATTAGAGGGAGCCGCAGTGTTTACCAATTTCATAAGATTAAAGGATAAATTGGATGCTATACCTCCAGCGAATAAAATTACTTTGGACGTTTCTTCGGTGCAAATGATTGATCATAGTGCTTTATCTAATATTAAAATTTTTGAGAAAAAGTACAAGGAAAATGGCGGTCAATTTGAAATTGTAGGCCTAGATAATTTGAAACAACTTTCTAATCATGAGCTTTCAACTATCAAGAAAATTAACAAATGA
- a CDS encoding NADP-dependent isocitrate dehydrogenase, giving the protein MTRITIAKGDGIGPEIMNATLSILKAAGAAIETDEIELGEKLYLQGNTSGIDNKSWDIIRKNKILLKAPITTPQGGGYKSLNVTMRKFLGLYANIRPCFSLHPFVATKHPKLDLVIVRENEEDLYAGIEHQQTDEVIQCLKLVSRPGCEKIIRYAFEYAKLYGRKKVTCFSKDNIMKQTDGLFHKVFDEIAVEYPNIEADHWIIDIGAALLADSPEKFDVIVTLNLYGDIISDIAAQVAGSVGLAGSANIGEECALFEAIHGSAPTIAGQNIANPSGLLQAAVQMLAHIGQGEIGETIQNAWLRTIEEGYHTADIYEEGLSKEKVGTLEFANAIIRHLGQKPSQLTAVNYGKALQLQLPKYTRKKPKTKTLEGVDLFIHWPGTNPNELAKKIHEIESEQVGLSMITNRGIKVYPDGFPETFCTDHWRCRFKPKSSNSLDPKTIIELMNKALELNIDIIKTENLYAFDGISSYSLGQGQ; this is encoded by the coding sequence ATGACAAGAATAACCATAGCTAAGGGCGACGGCATAGGGCCAGAAATTATGAATGCTACCTTATCCATTCTAAAAGCCGCAGGAGCAGCCATAGAAACAGATGAAATAGAACTGGGAGAGAAACTATATCTGCAGGGTAATACCTCTGGCATTGACAATAAATCTTGGGATATTATTCGCAAGAATAAAATTTTGCTCAAGGCTCCTATTACCACTCCACAAGGAGGTGGATATAAGAGTTTGAATGTGACGATGCGAAAATTTCTAGGACTTTATGCGAATATTAGGCCTTGCTTTTCATTACACCCATTTGTAGCAACCAAACACCCAAAGCTAGATCTGGTTATCGTACGTGAAAATGAAGAGGATTTATATGCTGGTATCGAACACCAGCAGACGGATGAAGTGATACAATGCTTGAAGCTAGTCAGTCGACCAGGTTGCGAAAAAATAATTCGCTATGCCTTTGAATATGCAAAACTTTATGGACGCAAGAAGGTGACCTGCTTCTCCAAAGATAATATCATGAAGCAGACAGATGGTCTCTTTCACAAAGTATTCGACGAAATAGCAGTGGAGTATCCTAATATCGAAGCTGACCACTGGATTATCGATATAGGAGCTGCTTTATTAGCAGATTCTCCTGAAAAATTCGATGTCATCGTTACGCTAAATCTTTATGGGGATATTATCAGCGATATTGCTGCTCAGGTGGCTGGTTCCGTAGGGCTAGCTGGCTCTGCCAATATCGGCGAAGAGTGCGCATTATTTGAAGCTATTCACGGATCAGCCCCTACAATAGCAGGTCAAAATATCGCCAATCCATCGGGACTACTTCAGGCTGCTGTACAAATGCTGGCTCATATAGGTCAAGGTGAGATAGGCGAAACCATCCAAAATGCTTGGTTAAGAACGATAGAAGAGGGCTATCATACTGCGGATATTTATGAAGAAGGATTGAGCAAGGAAAAGGTTGGCACTCTTGAATTTGCCAATGCTATAATACGCCACCTCGGACAGAAGCCAAGCCAATTAACTGCCGTAAACTATGGTAAGGCATTACAACTTCAATTACCAAAATATACGCGTAAAAAGCCAAAAACTAAAACACTTGAAGGTGTTGATTTATTTATCCATTGGCCGGGAACCAATCCGAATGAATTAGCAAAAAAAATACATGAAATAGAATCAGAGCAAGTGGGTCTATCAATGATTACCAATAGAGGTATCAAAGTGTATCCAGATGGATTCCCTGAAACTTTTTGCACGGATCATTGGCGGTGTCGATTTAAACCAAAATCGAGTAATTCGTTAGACCCAAAGACCATTATCGAACTAATGAATAAAGCCCTCGAATTAAATATCGACATTATCAAGACTGAGAATCTCTATGCATTCGATGGGATCTCCTCATATTCTCTAGGTCAAGGACAATAA
- a CDS encoding DUF2309 domain-containing protein: MNTEILVNNNFDLERVIKHIKHYLPSQWALKDFIHHNSLHAFQHLPFFEGLNQAYEIFGYKITLTIDEYQKKYRNGEISENAVHKVLKEFTSDENQRKALFEDMMEINLVHDFDSRIGNLRENWRTKLGVDMDAMVYPTLFRLLSNYLDQGIAIWKFPIKDKTFLEALSVIENNGLVSIFRRKRAREIFKSRSLSIHDLLEILVGKNYNFYENYLFDQQFEHQGWSGFVSEVEKMPAMLFDQRKISTKELIYLECLLEIDALDYKFGEGNWYPLEGYIDYTPKMIFESVKQTHVFTIGRLWQEAFEWTYYNSVLNGIIDKPQTHYEKNLRFQTIMCIDDRICSWRRHIEYIVPDCETYGTPGFFGLDMFFQPEGGKFYTKICPAPMTPKYLVKEVAKDQKLSQLKKKVTEKLNQSSIHHHEPDIHFSEHSHNSLLGWFVSQFIGFFSALKLVSAVLFPKRSAATSNPFMHMEKNFPLAIENHDHSQENGLNIGFTKEEMATRVYNMLKSIGLTENFAPIVYVIGHGSSSTNNPYYAGYECGACSGRAGSVNARVFSMMVNDPKVRELLREKGIDIPLGTIFLGGLHDTTQDVVQFFDKDISLSFTYRSSHNANKKDMREALKLNAKERSRRFENIATIESIDKIHNKIKRRSVSFFEPRPEYNHATNALCIVGRRDMTRGLFLDRRAFLNSYDYRKDSDGSYLQGILNAAAPVCGGINLEYYFSRTDNQKLGAGSKLPHNIIGLFGVANGIDGDLRPGLPAQMIEIHDPIRLMIIVEQFPEIILNAIQANPATYEWFANEWIHLICFHPTHKKMLRFQKGEFTILDLELMTTPSISSQDLIRIFETNNENIPVKIINDINYAA, from the coding sequence ATGAACACAGAGATATTAGTTAATAATAATTTTGACTTAGAAAGAGTCATTAAACATATCAAGCATTATCTGCCTTCGCAGTGGGCATTAAAAGATTTTATTCATCATAATTCTTTACATGCTTTTCAGCATTTACCATTTTTTGAGGGATTGAATCAAGCATATGAAATCTTTGGCTATAAAATTACCTTAACTATTGATGAATATCAAAAAAAATATAGAAATGGAGAAATTTCTGAAAACGCTGTTCATAAGGTTTTAAAGGAATTTACCAGTGACGAAAATCAACGAAAAGCACTATTTGAAGATATGATGGAGATTAACCTGGTACATGACTTTGACTCCAGAATAGGGAATTTGAGAGAAAATTGGAGAACTAAACTTGGAGTAGATATGGATGCTATGGTTTATCCCACCTTATTCAGATTATTGAGCAATTATTTAGATCAAGGTATTGCCATCTGGAAATTCCCCATAAAAGATAAAACTTTTCTTGAGGCTCTATCAGTGATAGAAAATAATGGTCTTGTCAGTATTTTTAGACGAAAAAGAGCACGTGAAATTTTTAAAAGTCGAAGTCTTAGTATTCATGATTTGCTTGAAATTCTTGTTGGTAAAAATTATAATTTCTATGAAAACTATCTCTTTGATCAGCAGTTTGAACATCAGGGATGGAGCGGTTTTGTGTCCGAAGTAGAAAAAATGCCAGCCATGCTTTTTGATCAGAGAAAGATTAGCACTAAAGAGTTAATTTATTTGGAATGTTTATTGGAAATTGATGCGTTGGATTATAAATTTGGTGAAGGAAATTGGTACCCATTGGAAGGTTATATCGATTATACTCCTAAAATGATTTTTGAATCAGTAAAACAAACGCATGTATTTACGATTGGTAGGCTATGGCAGGAAGCCTTTGAATGGACATATTATAACTCTGTTTTAAATGGAATAATTGATAAGCCTCAGACTCACTATGAAAAGAATCTGCGATTTCAAACCATCATGTGTATAGATGACAGAATATGTTCATGGAGAAGGCATATAGAATACATTGTACCAGACTGTGAAACTTATGGAACGCCAGGTTTTTTTGGTTTGGATATGTTTTTTCAGCCTGAAGGTGGGAAATTTTATACCAAGATATGTCCAGCCCCTATGACTCCCAAATACTTGGTTAAAGAAGTAGCAAAGGACCAAAAACTTAGTCAACTGAAGAAAAAAGTCACTGAAAAGTTAAATCAATCATCGATACATCATCATGAACCTGATATACATTTTTCAGAGCATAGCCACAACAGCCTTTTAGGCTGGTTTGTATCTCAGTTTATCGGCTTTTTTTCAGCATTAAAATTAGTTTCTGCCGTTTTATTTCCTAAGCGAAGCGCAGCTACTTCCAATCCATTTATGCACATGGAGAAAAATTTTCCTTTGGCTATTGAGAACCATGACCATAGTCAAGAAAATGGATTAAATATTGGCTTTACGAAGGAGGAAATGGCAACTCGGGTATACAATATGCTCAAAAGTATTGGTCTTACTGAGAATTTTGCACCTATTGTCTATGTCATTGGTCATGGTTCTTCTAGTACTAATAATCCTTACTATGCCGGTTATGAATGTGGAGCTTGCAGTGGCAGAGCTGGCTCAGTAAATGCTCGAGTATTCTCGATGATGGTCAATGACCCTAAAGTAAGAGAGTTATTAAGGGAAAAGGGTATTGATATACCTCTGGGAACTATTTTTTTGGGAGGACTACATGATACGACACAAGATGTAGTTCAATTTTTCGATAAAGATATTTCTCTATCCTTTACATATAGAAGTTCTCATAATGCAAATAAAAAAGATATGCGAGAAGCATTGAAACTTAATGCTAAGGAGCGTTCACGTAGATTTGAAAATATAGCGACAATTGAAAGTATAGATAAAATACACAATAAAATTAAACGCAGATCTGTATCGTTTTTTGAGCCGAGACCAGAGTATAATCACGCTACTAATGCTCTATGTATAGTGGGTAGAAGGGATATGACTAGAGGTTTATTCTTGGATCGACGTGCATTTCTCAATAGCTATGATTATCGAAAAGATAGCGATGGTAGTTATCTTCAAGGAATTTTAAATGCTGCTGCACCCGTTTGTGGAGGGATTAATTTAGAATACTATTTTTCCAGAACAGACAATCAAAAATTAGGAGCAGGTAGTAAACTACCGCATAATATCATAGGTCTATTCGGAGTAGCCAACGGTATAGATGGTGACCTGAGACCAGGATTGCCCGCACAGATGATTGAAATTCATGACCCAATACGTCTTATGATAATCGTAGAACAATTTCCTGAGATTATATTAAACGCTATTCAAGCTAATCCAGCGACCTACGAGTGGTTTGCTAATGAATGGATCCATCTCATTTGCTTTCATCCTACTCATAAAAAAATGCTGCGATTTCAGAAAGGGGAATTCACTATTTTAGATTTAGAATTAATGACAACTCCTAGCATTTCTAGTCAAGACTTAATAAGAATATTTGAAACTAATAATGAAAACATTCCAGTCAAAATTATAAATGATATCAACTATGCTGCATAA
- a CDS encoding MerR family transcriptional regulator, whose amino-acid sequence MEGKFYYTIGEVAEIMQTSTSQLRYWSGEFHLNVRKNRKGDRLFQKDDLEKLQLIQRMLKDEGYTIEGAKKRLKQGINKVDLNQDTLNSSDLVEENSIENQTMVNINNNYDLVKRLRLIRDGLESLKVKVHVKF is encoded by the coding sequence ATGGAAGGTAAATTTTATTACACGATAGGCGAGGTTGCTGAAATTATGCAAACTTCCACCTCTCAGCTTCGATATTGGAGTGGAGAGTTTCACTTAAATGTAAGAAAAAATAGAAAAGGAGACCGTCTATTCCAAAAAGATGATTTAGAAAAATTGCAACTAATTCAGCGAATGCTAAAAGATGAAGGATATACTATTGAAGGTGCTAAAAAACGATTAAAGCAGGGAATAAATAAAGTAGACTTGAATCAAGATACATTAAACTCCAGCGATTTAGTTGAAGAAAATAGCATCGAAAACCAAACAATGGTAAATATTAATAATAACTATGACTTAGTCAAGCGATTAAGGCTGATTCGAGATGGATTAGAGTCCTTAAAGGTTAAAGTTCATGTCAAGTTTTAA